In one window of uncultured Fusobacterium sp. DNA:
- the sfsA gene encoding DNA/RNA nuclease SfsA, with the protein MKKILEIGKIERGKFIDRPNRFIAEVEIDGKSESCHVHDSGRIKELLFLGNTIGVKRAENLKNRKTKFDVISAYTQEKDEEILINSAYHRYISENFLKDFEISPFGKVDSIKAEVKNGDSRLDYLLKKGEEKIWIEVKGVSLSEDKIAKFPDAPSVRAQKHLKELIKIKNSGERAAVLLLVFRDSNKFRPKFETDKEFSKLFYEAIENGVEIYPIQFRLENGNIYYINKKIEILPLNL; encoded by the coding sequence ATGAAAAAAATATTAGAGATAGGAAAAATTGAAAGAGGTAAATTTATTGATAGACCAAATAGATTTATTGCTGAAGTAGAGATAGATGGTAAAAGTGAGAGCTGTCATGTACATGATTCAGGAAGAATAAAGGAATTACTATTTTTAGGAAATACAATTGGAGTAAAGAGAGCTGAAAATTTAAAAAATAGAAAAACAAAATTTGATGTAATATCAGCTTATACTCAAGAAAAAGATGAAGAAATTTTAATTAATTCAGCATATCATAGATATATTTCTGAAAATTTTCTTAAAGATTTTGAGATTTCTCCCTTTGGAAAAGTTGATAGTATAAAAGCTGAAGTAAAAAATGGAGATAGTCGTTTAGATTATCTTTTAAAAAAGGGAGAGGAAAAGATCTGGATTGAAGTAAAAGGAGTTTCACTTTCTGAAGATAAAATAGCAAAGTTTCCAGATGCTCCAAGTGTAAGAGCACAAAAACATTTAAAAGAACTTATAAAAATAAAAAATAGTGGAGAAAGAGCAGCAGTATTACTATTAGTCTTTAGAGATTCTAATAAATTTAGACCTAAATTTGAAACTGACAAAGAGTTTTCAAAATTATTTTATGAAGCAATAGAAAATGGAGTAGAAATATATCCAATACAGTTTAGATTAGAAAATGGAAATATATATTATATCAATAAAAAAATAGAGATTTTACCCTTAAATTTATAA
- a CDS encoding Rrf2 family transcriptional regulator: MRIKNEIEYVIRILLYLTKYGENRIVSSNEISDAEDIPHLFSLRILKKLEKAGLVKIYKGAKGGYQLTRPSEEITLRDAVETIEPIICIKDCVNSPEECTLRKGHCAVNKAFGDIQREFIAKLEAHNFKKLAEETYQECKNKK, encoded by the coding sequence ATGAGAATAAAAAATGAGATTGAGTATGTAATAAGAATTTTACTTTACTTAACAAAATATGGTGAAAATAGAATAGTTTCATCAAATGAAATTTCAGATGCAGAAGATATTCCACATCTATTTAGCTTAAGAATTTTAAAAAAATTAGAAAAAGCAGGATTAGTTAAAATTTATAAAGGTGCTAAAGGTGGATACCAGCTAACTAGACCAAGTGAAGAGATCACGTTAAGAGATGCAGTAGAGACTATAGAACCAATTATCTGCATAAAAGACTGTGTGAATTCGCCAGAAGAGTGTACTTTAAGAAAAGGACATTGTGCTGTGAATAAGGCATTTGGAGATATTCAAAGAGAGTTTATAGCTAAATTAGAAGCTCATAACTTTAAAAAATTAGCAGAAGAAACTTATCAAGAGTGTAAAAATAAAAAATAA